In a single window of the Littorina saxatilis isolate snail1 linkage group LG3, US_GU_Lsax_2.0, whole genome shotgun sequence genome:
- the LOC138962565 gene encoding silk gland factor 3-like: MAATSTGLYLGSVGSPLSGGGQHMGGHAMGQLAGQQYLSQRDLVGGGDMKEYGMKYLPPQHPAVSQNGHLGSHHAATNHWLTNHDGGWGQMGAGHMTVQDLKPPTPQHLGVMEPQGNGNGGPHGGHHPGTLHHRPTQQLPPSQHNWHSPMSPNHHMLQNGGHQLQHPGYGYHMNMNGVMSPHHASLHEHEQDLDHQPQSDEDTPSSDDLEAFAKQFKQRRIKLGFTQADVGLALGTLYGNVFSQTTICRFEALQLSFKNMCKLKPLLQKWLEEADSTTGTSTNIDKIAAQGRKRKKRTSIEVTVKGALESHFIKCPKPSAAEITALADSLQLEKEVVRVWFCNRRQKEKRMTPPVNINGELIMPDGSDGSPQACSDRLHGGSPPLMGGSDGGSPLGCGMGMGGALSAAMTSQALSVPHSISPGPGPIQYVHSMSHPQHPHHNPHQHQHSPPPSHGHPHPHHNPHPHPHLPAHHHHPHGLSHSPPH; this comes from the coding sequence ATGGCTGCCACCAGCACGGGACTCTACCTGGGCAGCGTGGGTTCGCCCCTGTCCGGCGGCGGTCAGCACATGGGTGGCCACGCCATGGGGCAGCTGGCCGGACAGCAGTACCTCAGCCAACGCGACCTGGTGGGCGGCGGGGACATGAAGGAGTACGGCATGAAGTACCTGCCTCCCCAGCACCCGGCCGTGTCCCAGAACGGACATTTAGGCAGCCATCACGCGGCAACGAATCACTGGCTGACGAACCACGACGGCGGCTGGGGTCAGATGGGGGCCGGACACATGACCGTGCAGGACCTGAAGCCTCCCACGCCCCAGCATCTGGGCGTGATGGAACCTCAGGGCAACGGCAACGGGGGCCCCCACGGCGGGCACCACCCGGGCACGCTACACCACAGGCCTACCCAGCAGCTCCCGCCCAGCCAGCACAACTGGCACTCGCCCATGTCCCCCAACCACCACATGCTGCAGAACGGCGGCCACCAGTTGCAGCACCCCGGCTACGGCTACCACATGAACATGAACGGGGTCATGTCCCCCCACCACGCTTCCCTCCACGAGCACGAACAGGACCTCGATCACCAGCCTCAGTCCGACGAGGACACTCCAAGCTCCGACGACCTGGAGGCCTTCGCCAAGCAGTTCAAGCAGCGGAGGATCAAGCTGGGCTTCACACAGGCGGACGTGGGGCTGGCCCTGGGCACCCTGTACGGCAACGTCTTCTCCCAGACAACCATCTGCCGCTTCGAGGCGCTGCAGCTCAGCTTCAAGAACATGTGCAAGCTGAAGCCGTTGCTGCAGAAGTGGTTAGAGGAGGCCGACTCCACCACGGGCACCTCCACCAACATCGACAAGATCGCCGCCCAGGGGCGCAAGCGGAAGAAGCGGACGTCCATCGAGGTCACCGTCAAGGGAGCCCTGGAGTCGCACTTCATCAAATGCCCCAAGCCTTCCGCGGCGGAGATCACCGCTCTAGCCGACTCGCTGCAGCTCGAGAAGGAGGTGGTGCGCGTGTGGTTCTGCAACCGACGGCAGAAGGAGAAGCGCATGACTCCCCCGGTCAACATCAACGGGGAGCTCATCATGCCCGACGGGTCGGACGGCTCTCCGCAGGCCTGTTCCGACCGACTCCACGGGGGGTCTCCGCCCTTGATGGGGGGCAGCGACGGGGGGTCACCTTTGGGGTGCGGGATGGGGATGGGAGGGGCGCTGTCCGCGGCCATGACCTCTCAGGCTCTCAGCGTCCCGCACTCCATCTCCCCCGGCCCCGGCCCCATCCAGTACGTTCactccatgtcccacccccagcACCCCCACCACAACCCCCACCAGCACCAacactcccctcccccctcccacggccaccctcacccccaccaTAACCCCCACCCGCACCCACACCTCCCcgctcaccaccaccaccctcacggACTTTCGCACTCGCCCCCACACTGA